The Montipora foliosa isolate CH-2021 chromosome 1, ASM3666993v2, whole genome shotgun sequence genome has a window encoding:
- the LOC138006785 gene encoding eukaryotic translation initiation factor 4E-like, with the protein MASGDELPAKDKKEQGKEEEKPKDGQSSDSGALVSAPPYVKHPLQNKWALWFYKNDKTKSWKANLRLVTSFDTVEDFWGVYNHIQSASRLQSGCDYSMFKEGIEPMWEDDGNRKGGRWLFTSQKNFRQQDLDRIWLETLMLLVGESFGEYSDSVCGAVVQIRAKGDKLAIWTKNASDENANLCIGRKFKERLNIPAKLFIGYEAHEDTMSKTGSVTKSLFSL; encoded by the exons ATGGCTTCTGGTGATGAATTACCAGCTAAAGACAAGAAAGAGCAGGGCAAAGAAGAG GAGAAACCTAAAGATGGACAATCAAGTGACTCTGGGGCCTTAGTTTCTGCACCACCATATGTCAAACATCCTTTGCAAAATAAGTGGGCTCTTTGGTTCTATAAGAATGACAAAACAAAATCATGGAAAGCAAATCTGCGTCTTGTAACTTCTTTTGATACT GTTGAAGATTTCTGGGG GGTTTATAATCATATTCAGTCAGCTAGCAGGTTACAATCAGGATGCGACTACTCAATGTTCAAG GAAGGAATTGAACCAATGTGGGAAGATGACGGAAATAGAAAAGGTGGACGCTGGCTATTTACCTCACAGAAAAATTTTAGGCAACAAGACCTTGACAGAATATGGCTTGAGACT CTGATGCTGCTTGTTGGTGAATCATTTGGTGAGTATTCTGATAGTGTGTGTGGAGCAGTGGTTCAGATCCGTGCCAAGGGAGACAAGCTGGCGATATGGACAAAAAATGCATCAGATGAAAATGCTAACCTCTGTATAGG ACGTAAATTTAAGGAACGTCTTAATATTCCAGCCAAGCTATTTATAGGTTACGAG GCACATGAAGATACCATGAGCAAAACAGGATCTGTGACAAAGTCATTGTTCTCATTATGA
- the LOC138002438 gene encoding uncharacterized protein codes for MPIFNISIESLDGKASEKIQVTGTKLRDFTTVRRPDINKLKKQYEHTKDKRFYKQIGDEYPIHVILGDSTYCRIRTEEVCKGQPGEPIVEGTTFGWVIHGGNDSNSQSFFSRDTSDYERLYNLDVLGVRDRGEDDELDVYTEFKENIVRKHDGRYEVNIPWIPGAELAGTNEEQSRRRLQNMNMKLRQKEQLKAEYTHIIEEQLEEGIVERIPSEPTGKRVFYLPHKAVVQTEAVTTKVRMVFDASAKPHPLAASINECMYTGPSLQPLLWDIMIRSRMSQNLLLGDIKKAFLQIGIKEEDRDAFRFLFTLHGKEEHLRFARVPFGAEASPFILGATLRYHIDQQPEDFAETAEELRTNTYVDNLMKTGGQVEEMRKFKEETTCILDDAKFKVHKWEANIKELEDQNMTNPSKILGQVWDKEDDTLEIKIPPFSDDTPVTKKTILSHLGKVYDPLGILSPTMAQGKHIYREACDEKLGWNAVVSEKLAKAWLKWIAQLRSVKVPRSLVRQCNEVKSIDLHLFADASSLACSATTIALVKQDTGTVQGLLTSKSRISKRNTTIPRLELVAGHMAANMANNVQQALTRWPVASINIWMDSTVALYRLMNPGRNWKVFVANRVRKIATITEKLNISWKYCPTDKNIADLGSRGASVDKMEKGDWFTGPEWLQHEEKWPEQPTLARSKEASEEEKPLKEVIASAREHKPDEWDQLLERKPYWTVLRVTAWAIRFRNNTLAKKEMRKTRKGALCTDEIRQAKELWVRRAQKRIPQDTETPGWRLVEDKETGVLKCVGRIPGYRPTYLEDCLLTKKLIRHVHSEIKHLGVANTMAEIRKEWWIPKLRSRVKKMVNTCNVCKIFSTKPYGATATADMPQFRVEASRPFETTGVDFAGPIAFKIAKKEQGKCYILLFTCATSRAVHLELTKTQTAEEFQRKLNLFIARRTRPKVIISDNASVFKSTATWMKNIRKSERLQDYLARQDINWRFNLSRSPWWGGMYERLIKDVKQTLHKTLGRTHLTYEQLEAVVIDVEKNLNNRPLTYLDSNGGEERVLTPNGLMWGQNAHPIEGEEDEEEISALNKRLREAKNHAWKRWRHEYVHSLMETHRITRKTAKVPDIGEIVLIVADEKNRGEWKKGKVVRHIRGKDGVVRGLSLLNKGHHIDRPLNLVCPLEIRQAVASDKGVPTAQSQPPERTRIRRQAAETAKEKICQVIANEEDD; via the coding sequence ATGCCTATCTTTAACATCTCAATTGAGTCGCTGGATGGAAAAGCAAGTGAGAAGATTCAAGTAACTGGGACAAAGTTGCGAGACTTCACGACCGTACGAAGACCAGATATAAACAAGTTAAAGAAGCAGTACGAGCACACCAAAGACAAGAGGTTCTACAAACAGATTGGAGACGAGTATCCTATACATGTGATTTTAGGAGACAGTACCTATTGTCGAATAAGAACCGAAGAAGTATGCAAGGGACAGCCGGGAGAGCCAATTGTGGAAGGAACGACCTTTGGCTGGGTAATCCATGGTGGAAACGACTCAAACAGCCAGAGCTTCTTCAGCAGAGATACAAGCGACTATGAGCGACTATACAACCTGGACGTTTTGGGAGTCAGAGACAGAGGTGAGGATGACGAGCTTGATGTCTACACGGAGTTCAAAGAGAACATAGTAAGGAAGCATGACGGAAGGTACGAGGTAAACATTCCTTGGATACCGGGAGCAGAGCTAGCTGGAACCAATGAAGAACAAAGTCGGAGACGTTTACAGAACATGAATATGAAACTAAGACAAAAGGAACAGTTAAAGGCTGAGTACACACACATAATTGAAGAACAGCTAGAAGAAGGGATAGTCGAAAGAATCCCAAGCGAACCAACGGGGAAACGAGTATTCTATTTGCCACATAAGGCTGTCGTTCAAACAGAAGCTGTCACAACTAAAGTCAGAATGGTGTTTGATGCCAGTGCCAAACCTCATCCTCTAGCTGCAAGCATAAACGAATGCATGTACACTGGCCCATCCCTCCAACCCCTTCTGTGGGACATAATGATTAGATCAAGGATGTCTCAGAACCTACTGCTGGGAGATATCAAGAAAGCATTCCTACAAATCGGAATAAAGGAGGAAGACAGGGACGCTTTCCGGTTTCTTTTCACCCTACACGGAAAAGAGGAGCATCTGCGATTTGCAAGGGTACCATTTGGTGCAGAGGCCAGTCCCTTCATTTTAGGAGCCACTCTGAGATACCACATTGATCAACAGCCGGAAGATTTTGCGGAGACAGCAGAAGAGTTGAGAACTAACACTTACGTAGACAACCTTATGAAGACAGGAGGACAGGTTGAGGAAATGAGGAAGTTTAAAGAAGAGACCACTTGCATACTCGATGATGCAAAGTTCAAAGTGCACAAGTGGGAGGCAAACATAAAAGAGTTGGAAGATCAGAATATGACAAACCCCAGCAAAATACTAGGACAGGTTTGGGACAAGGAAGACGACACCTTAGAAATCAAGATTCCACCATTCAGTGACGATACGCCAGTCACAAAGAAAACCATCCTTAGTCACCTTGGAAAAGTGTATGATCCGCTAGGCATCCTATCCCCAACGATGGCTCAAGGAAAACACATCTACAGAGAGGCTTGTGATGAGAAATTGGGATGGAATGCGGTGGTGTCTGAAAAGCTAGCGAAAGCCTGGTTGAAGTGGATAGCTCAACTTCGAAGTGTAAAGGTCCCTAGAAGCCTTGTTAGACAGTGTAATGAAGTCAAATCTATTGATCTCCACCTTTTTGCCGACGCAAGCAGCCTGGCCTGTTCTGCAACAACGATAGCCCTAGTTAAGCAAGATACTGGCACAGTGCAAGGACTACTGACCTCGAAGTCAAGAATCTCCAAGAGAAACACTACGATACCTAGACTAGAACTGGTGGCAGGACACATGGCAGCAAACATGGCCAATAACGTGCAACAAGCTCTAACTAGGTGGCCCGTTGCTTCCATCAACATATGGATGGACAGTACAGTGGCACTCTATCGGCTGATGAATCCTGGAAGAAATTGGAAGGTGTTTGTGGCAAATCGAGTCCGGAAGATCGCAACAATAACAGAGAAGCTCAATATTTCTTGGAAATATTGCCCAACAGACAAGAACATAGCCGACCTTGGAAGTAGAGGCGCGTCGGTAGACAAGATGGAGAAAGGGGATTGGTTCACTGGACCCGAGTGGTTACAGCACGAAGAAAAATGGCCAGAACAACCAACACTAGCGCGTTCAAAAGAGGCAAGCGAGGAAGAAAAGCCACTGAAAGAGGTCATAGCGAGCGCTAGGGAACACAAGCCTGACGAGTGGGATCAGTTGTTGGAACGCAAACCGTACTGGACTGTACTGAGAGTCACTGCCTGGGCCATAAGATTCAGAAATAACACGTTGGCAAAGAAAGAGATGAGAAAAACGCGGAAAGGAGCGTTGTGTACTGATGAAATCAGGCAAGCCAAGGAACTATGGGTGAGAAGAGCGCAGAAGAGAATTCCGCAAGATACAGAGACACCAGGGTGGAGATTGGTAGAAGATAAAGAAACGGGCGTACTCAAGTGCGTTGGAAGGATTCCTGGTTACAGACCAACTTACCTCGAAGATTGTCTACTGACAAAGAAGTTAATCCGACATGTTCACTCAGAGATCAAACATTTGGGAGTGGCCAACACTATGGCAGAAATAAGGAAAGAATGGTGGATTCCAAAACTAAGATCGAGAGTGAAGAAAATGGTCAACACGTGCAACGTTTGCAAGATTTTTAGCACGAAACCTTATGGAGCTACAGCAACAGCAGACATGCCACAGTTCCGCGTGGAAGCCAGTAGACCCTTTGAGACTACAGGAGTAGATTTTGCTGGACCTATCGCTTTCAAGATCGCAAAGAAGGAGCAGGGAAAGTGTTACATTTTGCTGTTTACTTGCGCCACGTCGAGGGCGGTGCATTTAGAATTGACGAAGACTCAGACGGCAGAAGAATTTCAGAGAAAGCTAAACTTGTTCATAGCCAGGAGAACAAGGCCCAAGGTCATTATATCAGATAACGCCTCAGTGTTCAAGTCTACAGCAACCTGGATGAAGAACATCAGGAAGAGCGAAAGGTTACAGGACTACCTGGCCAGACAAGACATAAACTGGCGATTCAACCTATCCAGATCCCCTTGGTGGGGAGGCATGTACGAACGGTTGATCAAGGACGTGAAGCAAACCCTGCACAAGACACTGGGCCGGACACACCTTACTTATGAGCAACTCGAGGCTGTGGTTATCGACGTCGAGAAGAATTTGAACAACCGGCCCTTAACCTACCTTGACAGCAATGGAGGGGAAGAACGAGTGTTAACTCCAAACGGTTTGATGTGGGGGCAAAATGCCCACCCTATTGAGggagaagaagatgaagaagaaataAGTGCACTAAACAAGCGGCTGAGGGAGGCTAAAAATCATGCTTGGAAGAGATGGAGACATGAATATGTCCACAGCCTAATGGAGACTCACCGAATCACTCGCAAGACTGCAAAGGTACCAGACATCGGAGAAATTGTATTGATAGTCGCAGACGAGAAAAATCGAGGAGAGTGGAAAAAGGGAAAGGTCGTACGACATATTCGAGGAAAAGATGGAGTTGTCCGAGGATTATCGTTGCTTAACAAGGGACACCACATTGACAGACCGCTTAACCTCGTCTGCCCATTGGAAATAAGACAGGCAGTAGCGAGCGACAAAGGAGTGCCAACCGCGCAAAGCCAACCGCCTGAGCGAACGAGAATCAGAAGACAAGCAGCTGAAACAGCCAAAGAGAAGATTTGTCAAGTCATTGCGAACGAGGAAGATGACTGA
- the LOC137972972 gene encoding uncharacterized protein produces MQSLQRGIFFTIVPWVVFASICDEKPSLIQCVALKNQFILPVRESCNPLAGNCQTGDLIDPRVADCHIEFSGNVFHSLVNNFKPSTGFRCFPIVPGPDVFHKRNVGPSYGEPRCVPIDFKRLGSFRCGELGTRCVCDAPKETGYAEHWWKNTCRCQYFVNLCRIPKVCAHGGICKMWGSDVRCECPVSKEHCKRGINQCKANPGLCVDEGKVCLELYDENPSWSLGDEQEGLGFACFPRHTVKLLAEVTHYCDVSSETFTRTGGVEPRNELDLCCYRMLTCAGGKSFPQKGNVFSYRPCYCNVEFRKCLVNVAFDLKYKGKAEAIVSVLNRMTHCSIDDGEKCDPLRPWTCKKGDLINPRIAHCKIDCKTGPLLPIWARACAIRQCKPPYQRDNIRIVDVPRAEESSICKPVEKLPVVCGNRDTDTRCVCDGRPNRADFTDRCRCQYWPDQWGQHNAKEKKN; encoded by the exons ATGCAGTCACTTCAACGAGGGATTTTTTTCACTATTGTACCTTGGGTTGTTTTTGCCTCCATATGTGATGAAAAGCCAAGCCTTATCCAATGTGTAGCACTCAAAAACCAGTTTATACTGCCAGTAAGGGAAAGTTGCAATCCGCTTGCGGGAAACTGTCAGACGGGGGATTTAATTGACCCAAGGGTAGCGGACTGTCATATTGAATTTAGTGGAAACGTCTTTCACTCCTTGGTGAATAATTTCAAGCCAAGTACTGGATTCAGATGCTTTCCAATCGTCCCAGGACCTGACGTGTTCCACAAACGAAATGTGGGACCAAGCTACGGCGAGCCTCGCTGTGTTCCCATTGACTTCAAACGATTAGGTAGTTTTCGCTGTGGAGAGCTCGGTACTCGATGTGTGTGCGATGCACCCAAAGAAACTGGCtatgctgaacactggtggaAAAACACGTGCAG ATGTCAATACTTTGTGAACCTTTGCCGTATCCCAAAAGTCTGTGCGCACGGTGGAATATGCAAAATGTGGGGATCTGATGTTCGCTGTGAGTGTCCCGTCTCAAAAGAGCATTGCAAAAGAGGCATAAATCAGTGCAAAGCAAACCCAGGACTGTGTGTGGACGAAGGAAAGGTTTGCCTTGAACTTTACGATGAAAATCCCAGCTGGAGCTTAGGGGACGAACAGGAAGGGCTCGGgtttgcatgctttccaagacACACTGTGAAATTGCTTGCGGAAGTCACGCACTATTGCGATGTTTCTAGCGAGACTTTCACGAGAACAGGGGGAGTGGAGCCAAGGAACGAGTTAGACTTGTGCTGCTATCGCATGTTGACATGCGCGGGAGGGAAGAGTTTCCCCCAAAAAGGAAATGTGTTTAGTTACAGGCCGTGCTACTGTAACGTAGAATTCCGTAAATGTCTTGTCAATGTAGCGTTCGATTTGAAATACAAAGGCAAAGCAGAAGCCATTGTGAGCGTTTTGAACCGTATGACTCACTGTAGTATTGATGATGGGGAGAAATGTGATCCCCTTAGGCCATGGACCTGCAAGAAAGGAGATCTAATTAATCCTAGAATCGCTCATTGCAAAATTGATTGCAAAACAGGACCGCTTCTACCGATTTGGGCTCGTGCATGCGCAATCAGGCAATGCAAGCCACCTTATCAACGGGATAATATTCGAATTGTAGACGTACCACGAGCTGAGGAAAGTTCGATTTGCAAGCCGGTGGAGAAACTCCCTGTTGTGTGCGGGAACAGAGACACTGACACCCGATGTGTTTGCGACGGTAGACCGAACAGAGCCGACTTCACGGATAGATGCCGATGTCAATATTGGCCCGACCAATGGGGACAGCATAATGCGAAGGAAAAGAAGAACTAG